A region of the Candidatus Marsarchaeota archaeon genome:
GGCTATGCCAGCCTGATAGGCATGGCCAAGCCAAATTATGTAGAGGTGAAGGGCTTCTCGTTCGTAGGCGGCTCAAGGGGCCCAGCACGCGGCCTGTCTTTGCAGAGCATGCCTACGCATACCGAGATCAAGGAGTTTGCGGCGCGCTTGTCTTCGCTTACAGGCTATGCCTATACAGCGGAGCACATGCCTAGCCGGGTTGTGCTCCTGTCCCGCGACGAAGAATCCGCGAAAAATAGAATAATAGACTTTACGGCTATCCGCTAGCCCGAAGTTTCAAGTTTTTACCCTTCTGCCGTTTATAAACTATATGCTTCTCAGTGCCGCACACCATGCACTTGTAGGCTGCATAGCCCTTGCTGCTGGCGAGCACCACGCTGGCGGTGAGCCCTGGTACTAACACGGAGTTGCATTTGCTGCACAATACGTTGCGCATATCCCTGCCTAGGCCTATCCTGTAATGCGCGCTTATGCTGCGCAGCAACACGACATACTCGCGCGAAAGTTCCGGCCTGTCGCGCAGATTCCTCCTTGCCAAGTCGAAAAGTATGGATATGCGCTGCCGCGCTATCTCCTTCACGAGAGCCTTCGAAGAACCCTTCACATGACCATGCCCTTACTTTACCCCTATGCGCGAGAGCATCTCATCCATGCCGCGCTCGACTCCAGAGCCGTTCCTTATGGTTATTATGTTGCTGGCGAACTCTACCTCGTTCTCTGTCGGAACGCCATGGAACAGCACGACCAGTCTCTTCGTTTCTTCGTCAGATGGCGTTGATATTCCCTTGCCCTTTATGATGTTGGCTCTCGCCACTATCTTCACTGAGTTGTCTATTGCTGCTATGTATTTCTTTGCAGCGTCGAACTGCATCATCAGGTCGAGAAGGGGTCTGAACTCGTACAGCTTGTAGGAGTCTATGCCCGCCCCATCCACGAGCACTATGCCATCATAGTCCTGGGCCGACACCATGCCGGTGTTTATGTCCGGCTTGACCGTTTCGCCGTGCCTGCCTATGCACGTACCCTTGCTGTAGCTCGTTATCTTGTACGGCACCCTCCATCTGTCGAAAAAGAGCTTCACCATATTCAATGTCTCGTCCCTGAAGTCCTTCGGCGGCAGGAATACCAGAAACGTCATTCTATCACCAATAGTTGCCAGGCAAAATATTTAAGCAATGCAGTTATATGATGCGCGAGATCCTTGCCAGCTTGTGGCCCTTGGCCTTCAGCTCTATCTCGTAGAACCTGCCGAATGAGAGCGTCTGTACTGCGAATTTCCTGTCAACGAGCCTGCTGCCAAGCATGCCGAGCATCTTCTGCGCGGCCTGCGGGCTGGAGAGTTCGCCGAACATGTGCGCAAATGGGTTCAATACAACAGAATACACGCCCAGCTGTGCGGCTATCGACTGTATTTCATTCACCGCTCTGTCAACAGTGTCAACCATCTTTGGCTCATCAGATTTCTCGAAGCTCACGAAGATCAGCAGGGCCTCTCCGCTCTCTATGGGTTTGCCCTCCTCAAGAAGAGATGACCTGCCGCCTTCTGTAGGAATCGCCTTGAACCGTTCGACGTGCCAGCACATGAATCGCACGCCACTCACCATACTAATGCTCAGCTCTCCATGTAAGGAGCCAGGAAGTATGCCACCTGCGCGTCGCCTATCTTGTAATTCACCATTATAGGCTCGTCGTTCTTCAGGGACATCTCAATCGGGGAATTGGACGGGCACGCGCTCACTATGCGCTCCAGGTACTCAAGGTTGAACGTGGCTGAAGACGGCTTTGACACTTCAAGCTTCTTTATCATGTCGGCCTCGTTCAGGTGCTCCTCCTCAAGCTCTCCCGCGTCGCCCTTGGCCACCACCATGAACGACTCCTTTGCTGTCCTGAAGCCAATGTACGTGGAAAGCAGGTTGGCGTCCTTGAGGATCTCCTTGAAGGCGTCGCTCTTCACCGTTACATGCGACTCGAACTCCACCTTCGGCTCCTTATCTACGTCCTTCTTTACGTCTATCATAGGGAGCTTGTAGCGCCTCCTGCTCTTCTCGCCGATGAACTCTATCTGTAGCTTGTTGCCAGAATCCTTCATCAGCAGCTGCTCCCCTGCACGGGCGCTTGCCAGTATCTTGCTGAAATTGTCCAGGTTCAGGCCAACGTTGGCCTGCTTATCAGAGTCGTACTTTGAGAAGGCCTTGTTGGGTATCGAGAACGACACCATGCTTATGCCGGAAGGATCCATGGCCTTGAGTGAAATACCCTCCTTTGCTATGGCGAACGAGCCCTCGTCAACTAAGCTGACTATCGAGTCAACGCAGTTCTTCCAATACCGTGCATCGTCAATCTTAATCTCGAACATCTACACACCCACAATTAGTATTATTAATGCTCTATAAAGAAATAAAAACGTATGCAAACCTGGTATTGTCTATAAACTCGTCAACTGAATAGGTGTGTGCAGGCAAACAGAATAAGAGACATATTCCACAGGACCGCATCGATCACCTATGCCAGGCAGGGCAAAGAGAAGCAAAAAGGGCCCTAGCCGGGATTTCCGCGATGCTCGTGTCGGACCCGGCCTTTAAGGTCCACAGCCTTACGTGCGGCCGCTACACCACTAGAGCCATACAAACAAGTAGGGTTTGCTTGTAAAGATATTTAAAGCGAGCCTGTAACGCCGCTAACTAATCCCCGCATTGGGAATGCGCGTGCGCACGCACACAAAACCTAATAAATGGTGCATCTCCATAAGTAACGACTGGTGCTCTGATGTCTGCAGACAAAGATGACGCAGATGATATCGGCGGATGGCTGCGTGACATAAAGGGCACGCAGTCCTTCCTTCCCGACGAGCAGATAATCAGGGAATACATAGCCGATGTCCTTAAAAGGCATTTCAGGCTGTACGGCTACAGACCCATTGAAACATCGATACTTGACTTCTACGACATAGCCGCGAGCAAGTATGCTGGCGGCGCTGAGATACTCAAGGAGACGTACAGGCTCAAGGACCAGGGTGGCCGCGACCTGGTTCTGCGCTATGAGCTTACCTTCAAGCTGGCCAAGCTAATAGGCATGAATCCAAACATGCGCCTGCCATTCAAGCGCTATGAGATTGGCAAGATATTTCGTGACGGGCCGGTCAACACCGGCAGGCTAAGGGAGTTCACCCAATGCGACGTGGACGTAGTTGGGACCAAGAGCCCGCTTGCAGACGCAGAGCTCATCTCGCTCGCGTTTGAGGTGTTCAAAGACTTCGGGATAGACGTATACATAGAGTTCAACAGCAGGAACCTGCTGTTCGGCATATTCGAGCATGCCGGCATACCTGAAGGCAAGCGCGCCGACGCGGCGTTGAGCGTGGACAAGCTTATGAAGGTGGGGGAAAGCGGGGTAAGGAAGGAGCTTGCCGAGAAGGGGATAAGCAAGGAATCCATCGATGCAACGTTCAAGCTGATGGGCAGAGCAGGCTCTGAAGCATCAAACGAGGAGAAGCTTGATTACATTGCGCGTGAGGCCGACAATGACTCTGCCAAAGCAGGCGTATCGGAGCTCAAGGAGATGCTCGGATTCTGCTCCATGCTGCATACCGCTGGCGATCTCAGGCTGACGCCAACGCTTGCGCGGGGCCTTGGCTACTATACTGGCATAATGTACGAGGTGTATGCCGCGGACGGCACCATGAAGAGCACGCTTGCGGCAGGAGGCCGCTGGGACAGGATGGTCGGCGACTTCCTAAAGTCCAGCAAGGAATATCCAGCTACTGGCATATCGTTCGGCCTGGATACCATCTATGCCGCCCTTCAGGATACGAAGGCCAAGGTACCGGGCTATTCAGCGCACAAAGTGCCCGTGCTCCTCATAATCCCCATCGACACGATGGAAGAGAGCCTCAAGATACTGCAGCAGGCGAGATCCGCAGGCGTTAGCGCCGACCTGCTTCCGGAGAAAAAGCTGAATAAGGCGCTCGAATACGCGAACAGCGAGTCGATACCCTATACTATGGTGGTCGGCAAGAAAGAGCTCGAACTCGGAACGGTAAAGCTTCGGGACATGCAGACGGGCAAAGAACGTGAGATAAGTTTGTCGGCGCTTAAGAGTTCGCTGACGATGCTGAAGGGCTACGGAGAGCATCTTGTTAATGGTGCTTGACTGGTATTAGCTTTGCAGCCATTTTCACATCAGAAACTTTTATCTCTTCTATATATGGGAAATCCTTCCTGACAATATTTTCAAGTGTCCTGGCAAGCCCCGCAGCTGCGTTTTTGGCCTCATTTTCAGTTATCCTGTTCTGCGTCTCCTCAACATAAACCGCGAGCGTTTTATTGGCATTGAATCTGTCCAAGTACCTGATTGCAAATGTCATTCCGCTCTTGCTGTCGCTGAAAAGTGCCCCATCGATCTTTTTGTCTTCAATAAACTTGTTTATATTTCTGGTAAAAAAGTCTTCTGAACCCCTAAGTGCCATCATTCTCGGGGTCTGAAGTATGAGCTGGGCAGCTGCAGTATACTTGCGCTGCCAGATACTGCCCTCCACTGTTACATATTCTCTTATCGTTGCTGTTTTCTCTGGATCGGCGTACTTCTCCATGACACCCCCATACTGCATAATGTAACAAGATATTTATAATTTACAGAAACTCCAAGGCGGAAAGCAATGGGGCTGCCGAGATTTGAACTCGGGTATCCAGCGCCCGAGGCTGGAAGTCTGCCAGGTTAGCGTACAGCCCCGCAAGTGTAGTATTGCGCGCCAGCTTTTAAAAATGCCTATGCGGCTGGCGTGCGCAAGCTTTTTGTATCTGCGATGAGATGTAATGGCATGGATGCATCGGAAAGCCTTGATTTTGCCTACAAGTACCCGTTTTCGCAAGAAGCAAAGGCAGTGGTCGACAAACTGGGCATTTCCAGGCTGGAGCCCCGGTACCTGGCCCTTGGCGCGGAGAGGGTTCAGGCCGCGCTTGACGAAGAAGTCAAAAAGCACATCGGCGCATCGTTCTTCAGCATATCGATAGACGGCATAAAGCAGGGCGACATACTGAGCTACGTGGCATCAAGGATGATAGTCAGCGCCATATCAGACCGCACAGTCATAGAAAGCTTCGTGAACAGCGAGGCAAGGCGATCAGAGGAAGCGCTCCGTTCCGACACCTCGCAGAATGCAATGCGCCTATCAACCGAGCTGGGCATCAGAGTCCAGAATTCAGACGGAGAGTTCATGATGAAGTTCTCAGACTTCCTGCAGAACGCACCCCGCGTCGAAGAGCACTCCCTTGTAAATCAGAAGCTTTCAATGGGATACGTTATAGTGAGTTATGAAGCAATGATTGCGCTTATCAGCGAGGCGATGCGTCGCGCAATACGTGCCGGTCTGCCAATACCAAAGAAAGAGCTTCCGCCATATGCACTCGACTTCGCCAAATCAGTGCGCCTTACTGTAAAGGCGAAACCACTCGCGCCCGGCACTAAGGGTATAAACTGGATAGAGAGGCTTCTTGCGACCCCGATACCAGACGTGCGGCACAGGACGGTCAACCTAATACTGGCGCCATACATGATCAACATCAAAGGGATGGATGTAGAGAGTGCCACAAAAGTCATAATGGAGTACATAGAGCGGTGCAAAGCCGTTAACCCTGACACCCGCATAACAGAGAAGTACGTCAGGTACCAGTGCGAATACGCCAAACGCAAGGGGATGAAGCCGCTTAAGCTTGTCAATGCGCGCGACCTTCTCGGCAGCATTGTAGAGCTCGGCGCATATGGTCCAGAAGCTGGCAAGGGCAGGCCCGAAAGCAAGGCAAGCAGGTGACACTATTCCAGAAATCAGGGTTCTATGCGATATATGCGGTAAAAGGTTCGCGGAGCACGTATGCAAGCTATGCGGCCGAAGGGTGTGCAGCGAGCATTTCGATAACAAGGCCGGGCTGTGCACTGTTTGCGAGCGTGGGAAGTACGCACATCAGGCTCGCCCAGCAGGAAAATAAGCGATTGCACCTATATGCTGAAGACGCCTTCTTGTTACCTCTTCCTTAATGCCAAGAACGCGGCAACAACTATTACAATCACTACAACCACTGCAGCAATCTCATAGCCAGTGTAATTCTGGCCTGTGGATGTAACTGGGCTTGCCGATTTTATAGTTGATGTCGGGGCTGAAGATGCGGCAGCCGTAGTTGGTGCGCTTGTACTGGCAGTAGTGTTGCTTATCGTTGGGCTTGCAGCCGGAGACGGCACTATCACCATCACTGTTGCGGTATTGGTCGACGGGTCATCGCCGGTGGCATTAAGCTCCACCATATAAGTGCCGCCCACTGTGCTGCTGCTTGCAGATATCGTCAATGTGCCCGAATAGGTAGGATCTCCGTATGTGGTGCTTGGCTGTGCAGTTATGCCATCTGCTGCCAATTGGTTCTTGTTTGCTACATTTGTCGTGGTTCCCCAGGTATTGCCGCTTACTAGCGTAACCGTGTAGCCGACAAGCACGCTGTGCCCCGGATGAACCGTAACGCTCGCGTTAGTTACCGATACGGTAGAAGTGCCATATCCGTATTGCGCCGAAGCCAATGGTATCATTGCAATTGCCATCGCAGCGAGAACAAATACAAACGTGTTTCTCATCAAACCACCAACAACTATACCAAAATATAGCTGTTATATCTGGTTTCACTACATACAAATAAATAGATATCCGGGCGGCGTTTTACCCGCTTGAAACAAAAGTGCCAAACAGCAACATGCTTTCCCGGCCGAAACCAGTACACACATATCGTGGGCAGGCTTAGCTTCCGAGTTCGGAATGGGATCGGGCGTTTCCCTGCCCCTATTGCCGTTTGGCAGGTATTAATTGCGTCAATCACCTATAAAAAGCTTGCTCGGGTAGGTATTGTCGCATAATCGGTGCCTTGAGATGGATTGTCGCATTCGGTGCTTAGACATCTGGTGTTTGGAAGCCCACGAATTTATTCGTGGGAGGATGTCACCATACGTGATTGGAATCTAATTTAAATAATGTGATGTTTGCCAGGGTTTTCATGTGATTGCATGCCCTAAAGCAACCGATAAATTGCTTTCCTTCGATACATGAATGGTAGCATGCCGGTCGAAACGAAGGTAATAAAGATAGAAAAGGCCCCTGACACCCAGCTGATAGTCGGGCATGCAGGCTTCATAAAGACGCCAGAAGACCTTTACGAGGCTCTTGTCAATGCTGTCCCTGGCATAGAGGCAGGCATAGCATTTGTCGAGGCGAGCGGCCCATGCTTGGTGCGCACGGAAGGCAATTCACGCGAGTTGGAGGAGCAGGCAGGCAAGGCAGCGCTGGAAATAGCCGCAGGCCACACGTTCGTGATATTCTTCAGGAAGGCTTATCCCATAAACGTGAAGGAGAGCATAGCAAGGGTGCCTGAAGTCGCCAGGATATACTGCGCCACCGCGAATCCGGTGCAGCTGATAGTTGCCGATACTCCTGATGGCAGGGCTGTGCTTGGCGCAGTCGATGGCAGCAGCGCAAAAGGCATCGAGAATGCAGACGACAAGAGCGTCAGGCGCGATTTCCTAAGGAAGCTGGGCTACAAGCTAAAGTAACAACTAACCAGTTAGAAAAGGAAAAGAAAAAGAAAAATAAAATTAGGCGTTCAGCCCTTATAGGTCAAGCCTAGTATGCTGCCTATCAAGCCGAGTATGAAGCCGATTACGAAGCCGCCAAAGGCGCCAAGGCTTATTATCGAGAACACGAGCGCGATAATAGACCAGGTCTTGACCTTGCTCACATTAGTATTGTACAGCATAACAGATGCGAGTATCATTATTATGCCCGATACTATGCCAAGCACTCCGCCTATAGCACCCAAGGCTCCAAGGCCGAATATCCCTGTGAGCGCCGCGCCCAATACCCCTTCCATGATTCCTCCTATCAGGACAAATATCCCTCCTAGCAAGACAAGGACAAATGCCGCAGTAGGTTTGTTTCCGGTTGCCATTCTTGACCACCGAGCTAAAATATCAGTGAAGTAATAAAAAGCTGCTGCTGTGCGCCGATTTGCTAGATTGGATGTGCAGTAACAACGAAATCAAACATTGATAACGCAGTAGCGCATCAGCAATCTCTCCAGCTTCATATTCCAATGTGTTGAGCTTGCTCCTGCCGCAGCGCAGATTCGCTGCCAAGATAGAGTTAAATTCGTTGCATGCCAACCATTAGTGATGCACGAACGCATGGTTAAGCCTCCGGCCCTGCGCCCAGGCAGCACGATAAAGATAATCGCGCCGTCGAGCATGATGACATCGATGGCCGGCCTGTCGAGCGCCGTGCAGTTCCTTCAGGGCAATGGCTTCAAGGTCAGCCTTTCGAAGAGCATGACCAAGGAATCGACTACCAGGTTTCTCACAGCGGGCGACCACGTCCGCAAGACGGAGCTTGAGAACGCTTTCAAGAGCGACGAAATAGACGGAATAATGGCCCTGCGCGGAGGCGCGGGCTCCATAGACATACTATCCAGGATAGACTACGACGTTGTGAGGGATCACCCGAAGGTATTCGTGGGGGCCAGCGACATAACGCTGCTCCAGCTCGCTTTCCTGCGCAAGGCGCACATGGTCTCGTTTCAGGGGCCAATGCTAGTTGATCTTACGGATTCTGATTCTACCTTCAGGCAGTACAACTGGTCGGTGCTGTCCGATATGGTGAGCACCGGCAATGCGCTCAAGCTCAGGGCCCCAAACGAGAGCAGCTGGTCCAGGACCGTGAATGAGGGCAAGGCGAGGGGCACGCTCCAGGGCGGCAACCTGTCGGTCTACGCCCTTGTTGCAAACACCGCATATATGCCAGACCCTACAGACAGCATACTCTTCTTCGAGGACGTCAATGTCGAGCCATGGATGGTCGACAATCTGCTCTCGTCGCTGGTGCTGAAGGGCATAATACAGAAAGCGAACGGCCTGTTCTTCGGCGAGTTCCCTAACTACACGCTATCCGATGCCCTCCTGTCCCAGGCGGTCTCTCCCTATCTTTCGAAGAACCTGTTTGTCGAGGACTACATAAAGGCCACTCTAAACAGCGTCATATCTGACATGCTCATCAGCAAGGCACCAGGCAAGCCCTCTTTCATAGAGTTCTCATGCTGCCACGGCAACTATATAACCACGATGCCACTCGGCACTCGCGTGGAGATAGATGCAGAGGAACGCTCCGTGCAGATGCTCGAGAGTGCGGTCGACTAGTGGTTTAATGGAGCGCATGGAGCTCGGCAGGACCGGCGAACTAATACCAAAGATCGGCATAGGCACCTGGAAGATGCCCAACGACTCGAAGGAATGCGAGAGCGCGATACGCGCTGCGATAGACAGTGGCATGGACCTCATCGACACCGCAGAAATGTACGCAAACGAAGAGATGGCCGGACGAGCGATAAATGGTAGAAATGCATTCGTAGTCACGAAAGTATCGCCGCACCATTTCCATGCAATCGACGTTGAGAAGGCATGCGATGCCAGCCTGAGGAGGCTCGGAGTCAAAAGCATAGACTTGTATCTGCTCCACTGGCCCAACGCCAGCATACCTATAAGCGAGACGATGAGAGCCATGGAAGGCCTTGTAAAGGCAGGCAAGGTCAGGCACATAGGTGTGAGCAACTTCTCTGTAGAGGAGATGGTGGAGGCACAGGCTGCGCTGAAACAGGAGGAGATAGCTGCAAATCAGATGGAATACAGCGTATACGTACGCTCCATAGAGGACGGGCTGCTCGAATTCTGCCAGAAAGAGCACATCACGGTCATGGCATACAGCCCCCTTGCCAGAGGTTCGATACCAAATGCATCCAAGACAAGCATACAGGAAGCGCTTGAAGAGCTGGCGAATAAGCACAAAAAGACGCCCGTGCAGGTCGCGCTCAACTATCTTATATCCCATGTCGGGGTAATGGCCATACCGAAGGCGAGCAGCATGGCGCACGTGAAGGAGAATGCAGGCGCAGCAGGCTGGCATCTCACGCAGAGAGAGATGTTAGAGATAAGCAGCCTCGGGAATCTCCAGAGGCCTATGGTCCATGGTGCTGTAAAGTGGCTGGCCAAGAACATGTCTGCATGGTCTTCTATAATGGAAAGGATCGAGAGGTCCAGGCGCTCGGGTCCAGATTAGCTACGCATGGCAAAAATCAGCGGGCTTGCGCCCTTACGAATACCTTTACAGGCGTATCCATGACGTCGAATTCCTTGGCCTGCTGGCCTTCGGGAATTCCATTGACCACGTTCTTGGCATTTAGGCTTGCAGCCAGCCTTTTGGTGCTCCGCTGCAGCAGCCCAGCTAGCTGCGCGCTCGTGTCATAATAAAGTTCTATCCTGTCGATGCGCTTCAGTCCGAGCTCCTTGCGCATCAGCTGCACGTTGCGCTCGAACTCCCTCAGCGTCGCATCCTCTACCACCGCTTCGTCTCTTGCAGTGTCGACGTATGCCTTGCCGTACTTGAACAGCACGGCATCAGATTCCTCGGCACGTTTCTCTGTGGCGAAGTGCTCCGGCCCTATGGTGAACGTGCCTGCGCCTGTGTGCAGCGCAAAGTGCCCATGTGACTCAATTTCCGAGCGTAGCTCTGCGGCATCGGCCTTCCGCAGGGCGTCAGCCACCGCGTTCGCATTCTCCTTGAAGTCGGGACCGAGCTTCTTGAAAACAGGAATTACAGCCTCGCTCAAGCCCTCTACCTCTTTCACCACAAGCTTGTTCGAGTTCGTATAATCCTCTATCAATCCTGACAGCTTCTGTGCAGTTGCGAATGCATCTTCGCTGCTCAGCTCCAGCGTTGCGCTGACAACTGGCCACCTGAGCCTTATGCCGGCCTTCTCCCTGCTGTTGAGGAGCGCCGTTATCGATTCTGTCGCTACATCAAAATCCTTCTCGAGCTCCTTGCCTATGAGCCCCTGCCTTGCCTTGGGCCAGCGCTCCATGAACACGCTCTCCTTGTAGTGGTAAAGGCGCAGGTATATGCTTTCCATGTTCATTGGGGCAAGCGGTGCCATGGCCAATATGAGGTTGAAGAGCGCGTAGTTCACTATGTCGAGCGTCTTCCTGGCCCTGCCTTTTGCGCTGCCGACTATCTTCTTCTTAGCTATCTTCAGGTAAAACCTGCTAAGGTCATTGACCGCAAAATCGACGATTGCGTTGACGCTCTTGTGCGTTTCGTATCCGTCGAAGCCCTCTGTGGCCTCTGCGATCGCGCTGTTGAGCCTTGATACGATCCAAGCGTCCTCGGGGTCCAGGCCCTCCAGGTTCCTCGGGGTTTTAACCCTCTTCGGAGTGTAGCCTACCACACTGGCATACTCGTTTATCATGTTGG
Encoded here:
- a CDS encoding DJ-1/PfpI family protein, which gives rise to MTFLVFLPPKDFRDETLNMVKLFFDRWRVPYKITSYSKGTCIGRHGETVKPDINTGMVSAQDYDGIVLVDGAGIDSYKLYEFRPLLDLMMQFDAAKKYIAAIDNSVKIVARANIIKGKGISTPSDEETKRLVVLFHGVPTENEVEFASNIITIRNGSGVERGMDEMLSRIGVK
- the pcn gene encoding proliferating cell nuclear antigen (pcna); translated protein: MFEIKIDDARYWKNCVDSIVSLVDEGSFAIAKEGISLKAMDPSGISMVSFSIPNKAFSKYDSDKQANVGLNLDNFSKILASARAGEQLLMKDSGNKLQIEFIGEKSRRRYKLPMIDVKKDVDKEPKVEFESHVTVKSDAFKEILKDANLLSTYIGFRTAKESFMVVAKGDAGELEEEHLNEADMIKKLEVSKPSSATFNLEYLERIVSACPSNSPIEMSLKNDEPIMVNYKIGDAQVAYFLAPYMES
- the hisS gene encoding histidine--tRNA ligase, which produces MSADKDDADDIGGWLRDIKGTQSFLPDEQIIREYIADVLKRHFRLYGYRPIETSILDFYDIAASKYAGGAEILKETYRLKDQGGRDLVLRYELTFKLAKLIGMNPNMRLPFKRYEIGKIFRDGPVNTGRLREFTQCDVDVVGTKSPLADAELISLAFEVFKDFGIDVYIEFNSRNLLFGIFEHAGIPEGKRADAALSVDKLMKVGESGVRKELAEKGISKESIDATFKLMGRAGSEASNEEKLDYIAREADNDSAKAGVSELKEMLGFCSMLHTAGDLRLTPTLARGLGYYTGIMYEVYAADGTMKSTLAAGGRWDRMVGDFLKSSKEYPATGISFGLDTIYAALQDTKAKVPGYSAHKVPVLLIIPIDTMEESLKILQQARSAGVSADLLPEKKLNKALEYANSESIPYTMVVGKKELELGTVKLRDMQTGKEREISLSALKSSLTMLKGYGEHLVNGA
- the priX gene encoding DNA primase noncatalytic subunit PriX; this encodes MDASESLDFAYKYPFSQEAKAVVDKLGISRLEPRYLALGAERVQAALDEEVKKHIGASFFSISIDGIKQGDILSYVASRMIVSAISDRTVIESFVNSEARRSEEALRSDTSQNAMRLSTELGIRVQNSDGEFMMKFSDFLQNAPRVEEHSLVNQKLSMGYVIVSYEAMIALISEAMRRAIRAGLPIPKKELPPYALDFAKSVRLTVKAKPLAPGTKGINWIERLLATPIPDVRHRTVNLILAPYMINIKGMDVESATKVIMEYIERCKAVNPDTRITEKYVRYQCEYAKRKGMKPLKLVNARDLLGSIVELGAYGPEAGKGRPESKASR
- a CDS encoding adenosine-specific kinase, coding for MPVETKVIKIEKAPDTQLIVGHAGFIKTPEDLYEALVNAVPGIEAGIAFVEASGPCLVRTEGNSRELEEQAGKAALEIAAGHTFVIFFRKAYPINVKESIARVPEVARIYCATANPVQLIVADTPDGRAVLGAVDGSSAKGIENADDKSVRRDFLRKLGYKLK
- a CDS encoding LD-carboxypeptidase — protein: MHERMVKPPALRPGSTIKIIAPSSMMTSMAGLSSAVQFLQGNGFKVSLSKSMTKESTTRFLTAGDHVRKTELENAFKSDEIDGIMALRGGAGSIDILSRIDYDVVRDHPKVFVGASDITLLQLAFLRKAHMVSFQGPMLVDLTDSDSTFRQYNWSVLSDMVSTGNALKLRAPNESSWSRTVNEGKARGTLQGGNLSVYALVANTAYMPDPTDSILFFEDVNVEPWMVDNLLSSLVLKGIIQKANGLFFGEFPNYTLSDALLSQAVSPYLSKNLFVEDYIKATLNSVISDMLISKAPGKPSFIEFSCCHGNYITTMPLGTRVEIDAEERSVQMLESAVD
- a CDS encoding aldo/keto reductase; translation: MERMELGRTGELIPKIGIGTWKMPNDSKECESAIRAAIDSGMDLIDTAEMYANEEMAGRAINGRNAFVVTKVSPHHFHAIDVEKACDASLRRLGVKSIDLYLLHWPNASIPISETMRAMEGLVKAGKVRHIGVSNFSVEEMVEAQAALKQEEIAANQMEYSVYVRSIEDGLLEFCQKEHITVMAYSPLARGSIPNASKTSIQEALEELANKHKKTPVQVALNYLISHVGVMAIPKASSMAHVKENAGAAGWHLTQREMLEISSLGNLQRPMVHGAVKWLAKNMSAWSSIMERIERSRRSGPD